The Ignicoccus islandicus DSM 13165 sequence ACTCTGGGCGAAGATACAAAATTGTGAAGACGTTCACTTCCGCGGTCAACGTTTAAGCTGCGATGAGTTCACTATTCCCCCCAAAGAGCTTAAGATCGTTTACTCCGGAGATACGGCACCATGCACTAGGATCATCAATGAATCCGAAAACGCCGATGTGCTAATACATGAAGCTACTTTCACAAAGGAATTGAAAGATGAGGCAAATGAGAGAGGTCACTCAACTGCTATGGACGCAGCTATCGTAGCTTCAAAGGCAAAGGTCAAGATGCTGGTACTAACTCATTTTTCTGCAAGATATGAGAACTTGGGAAAATTCCTCGATGAGGCAAAACAGTTCTTTGAGAATACTTACTTAGCAAGCGAGTTCATGAAGATAATAGTAAAAAGAGATTAGTTGTTATTTATAAAGCCCCATACTCCACCACACATGACGAGAGGTGGTATGAGGATGAGCAAGCCCATGTATGTTAGATTTGAAGTTCCACCGGAGTTAGCTGAAAAGGCTTACGAAGCCCTTAGAAAAGCCAGAGAGACCGGAGGAAAGATAAAGAAAGGTACTAACGAAACTACTAAAGCAGTTGAAAAGGGTCAAGCCAAGCTAGTACTAATTGCAGAAGACGTAGATCCACCAGAGATAGTAGCCCACCTACCGTACCTATGCGATGAGAAGAAGATACCCTATGTATATGTGCCAAGTAAGAAGAAGTTGGGTGAGGCGGCTGGTATAGAAGTTCAAGCTGCCAGTGCAGCCATTATCGATCCAGCCGGCGCTAAGGACTTGGTAGAAGAAATAATAAAGGAAGTAAATGAGATAAGGGCTAAGAGTGGAGCCTAAGGGTAATTTCATGATTTTTATAATAGAGAAATTTGTCTCGGTTCAGGGGGAAGGCCTAAACGTAGGCACCCCAGCTCTCTTCATTAGATTAGCTCAATGTAATTTGCGTTGTCCTTGGTGCGATACAAAGTACAGCTGGAGGAAGGGTACTCCTATATCAATTGAGGACTTGGTAAACTACGTACTTGACGAGAACCTACCCCTTGTGGTATTGACCGGTGGAGAACCCTTAATTTATTCTTACGAAATCGCTGAATTTTTGAGGCGATTACGAGAAAGAGGTTATGAAGGTAAGGTTCAGATAGAAACGAATGGTACGATAGAACCTAGGCCCCTTAGGGGATTTGATAACTATGTTCTAAGCATAAGTCCGAAAGTCACTTGCGTTTACAAAGTATACTTTGTTAACCTAATAAAGAGAATTATTAATAATTATAACGTTTTGGAAATAAAAATAGTAGTATCCAATGATGATATCAAGTGCTTAAGGCAATTTATAGATGAATTAGGTGACGTCGAAGTTCCATTGATTGTTCAACCCTTGCATAGGCCTAATTCGAACTATGCAATGGATTCGAAAGCGATAGTAGAAGAGATTTTGTCGGATCCGTCTCTACGAAGAAAAGTTAGAGTAATACCTCAATTACATAAACTGATTGGAATTAAATAATTAACCAACGTAGAAAGTACACTCTTCACAATCGGCCTTAAACACGTCTCTAAAACTAGTTAGATTACCGGTAGTACTGAGAACTTTGAGAACTTCATTCGCCTTAACTGTTTCGCCTGCATATTTTCTCGTAGGTATATCTTTGGGGTCCGGAACTATACTTTTTGAGAAGTATATAGATACAGTGTAGCTAGAGTAGTCCCAACCAATTGAAGAATATATTGGGTAGACAACCACTGGTGCCGTTGTTCCTGAAGGTAAGAATTCGACTAGGTTATATACTTCTATTATCTCATCGCTATTGTTACAGATGTTATCTTTATAATCATTTAAGGTACCTTCAATGTTCTCCTTGTTACATTCAAACGTAGCAGCAGTCACATTGATTATCGTAGTCGAGTTCCTACATATTAGTAAAACGTTCGTCACGTTTTCGCCCTTCATGTTCTTTGGAACTAATGGAGAGTAGGTTACGTTTGTGATTGCGTATGTGAAATTGAGTGCTAAGGAGGAATTACCAACGTTCCATACGTTTCTAAGTAGCTCTGCCGTCTTGCTTCCCGTATTTATGCTAATTAGAGTGTTCCCGAGCGTCCCTGCTTTTAATCTGATATCGCTTAGCCACCACGAGCCTCCCTCGGTTTCTTGGACGCAAGCTACTGGAACTATGTCTTCTTTATTATCATTATCGAGGTCTACCTTAGCCTGAATTACTCCTAGCACCTTTACAGGGGGATTTAACGATATAATTACTTGTTCTTGTCTACTCTCGAGAGCTTGTGACTGCTTGTTCGTTGAAGAAAGTAGGTATGTTCCAAATAAGGCTGCTGCGCCTAGGAATAGGACTATTAGTATTAATATTTCAACTATATTGATTACGCCTTTTGTCATAGTCATCTCTTCACAATCCTCGAAGAAATTTGTAATATTGGTAATTAAAATTAAGGACCGTGAATTGCGAGCATTATTGGTAACGCTAAATTGACCTCGTTGGAAGTGGAGGTTGGAGGCCTTAAGTTAAAGCTACCCTTCATGCAAGCTTCAGGTATACTAGGAGGAAATCCCGAAGCTTTGGAAATAGTGGCTAAGGGTGACGTAGGTGCATTGGTAACTAAATCGATTACACCTAGACCTAGGAAGGGAAACGATCCACCTATAATAATTGAGACTGAATGCGGCTACGTTAATGCGGTAGGACTTTCCAATCCAGGCAAGGAGGCAATTCCCAAACTCGTAGATGTTGGGAAGAAATACGGTCTGCCAGTTATAGTATCTGTCGCTGGAACCAATGAGGAAGAGTTCGCTGAAGTTGCATGGATGGCGGAGGACTCGGGAGCTTCGGCAGTCGAACTGAACCTATCTTGTCCCCATGCTAAAGGTATGGGACTGGAAATTGGTATGGATTTGAGTTTAAGTTCGGAGATAGTCAGAACGGTAACTACAACTACGAAGATACCAGTTTTCGTGAAATTGGGATACATGGATTCGCTCGTCAATACGGCATCCAAACTACTAGAATTGGGCGTTGACGCACTAGTTTTGATAAATACGGTACGAGCCATGAAAGTTGATATATATGCACTAAAGCCCGTACTTACAAACAAAGTTGGAGGTCTTTCTGGAAGGGCAATCAAACCGATAGCTGTGAGAGCTATTTACGAAGTCTACAAGGAACTAAGGGCACCAATAATAGGAGTCGGGGGCATTAGCAAATGGCAAGATGTTGTCGAGTTCATGCTAGTAGGTGCAAGAGCAGTGCAAGTAGGTTCAGCGTTAATAGAGAAAGGTATCGAGGTGTTTAGCGAATTAAAGGCGGGATTATTGCACTGGATGCAAGAAATGGAATATAAAAACATAGATGAGTTCGTAGGGATTGCTGTGGATTGATATTTAAATGAGATACAGACGTTAGAAGTTTGGAGGATCGAACGCATGGCCCGCGTATATTTGCTTATTAAGACGAAGTCTGGCAAAGAAAATGAAGTTCATTCTCAGTTAAAGAATTTAGAATACGTAAAAATGGTAGACGTCGTAACTGGTCCAGTAGATGTAGTAGCAGTTTTCGAAGCAGATAACCTATCTAAAATTGAAAACGTCATACTCGAGAAGGTTCGAAAAATAGAAGGCGTTGACGAGACAACTACTCTAATATCGCTCACCGATTAGACCACACTCTTATTATACGTAAGGTATTTTTCATAACTTAACTAATTACGTTTATATAGAGATTTAAGAGAAGAGATAGGGCCAACGTCCCAATGCGTTTGTTAATTCCTTACGCCTCTACCTTTTCAATTATTGTTTTCTCGTAGTTGTCTTTGTCGTATATGGTTGTCACTCTGTAAACGTTGTTACCTATCTGCCATAGTTCCACGTCCTCGTTATCATCTGAGTAATCCTCAATCAAGATAGCATCCATTGGAATAACTACAACATATCTTTCATATACCTTTTCATAACTCAAATGAAGACCGGTTGTGCATATAACGGGGGCCCTTTCGCGAGTTGAAAGCATTATTCCCTCCAATATGCCATATGCTTCCTTTTTTCTACTCAAACAACTCATAAGCCTCTCTCTTGGTACGTTGTTATCCATCATCTCTTCGACAACAAAGACGAAGGGCTCATCAACCATTTTCACGTACCACCTCGTCACCTAATCGAACTACTCAAAATAAGCTCAAGCGGTATAGCTCTTAAGTTAATTGCCTTATTTCTTCACACCGAACTTCCTTTGGAAGCTAACAATGCTGTCCATAAGCCACACGTCAATGAAACCTCTGGCCATCTCGTCGCTAGGGAACCACTCGCTTTCGTAACTACTTAATGCTCTATCGTATATTGCGTAGGGACTCCTTCTACCTACAACTCTGAAGGAACCTTTGACTATCTTCGCTTTTACTTCGCCAGATACGTTTTCGTTCATTTTTCTGAATATTTCATCTAATTCTATTCTTAGTGGATCATACCATAGACCTTCGTAGACCATTTCGGCCCAAAGGTCTTCCAACTGTTTCTTCATTCTATATTCTCTCTTACTTAACACTAATTTCTCCAAGTCTTTCTTTGCGTTTATTATTGATAGAGCAGCTGGAGCCTCGTAGACCTCTCTACTCTTTAATCCAACTACTCTGTTTTCCATATGGTCTATTATTCCGTATCCATACTTCCCTACAAGGGAATTTAAGAATCCTATTAGGTCTAAAAGTTCCATTCGTTCACCATTTACAGCAACCGGAAGTCCCTTATCGAATTCTATTACTAGCTCTAGTGGTTCAGAGGGAGCCATCTCTGGAGGTGTTACCCATTCGAACGCCTCTGGCGGCGGCTCGTTCCATGGGTCTTCTAGCTCGCCTCCTTCTATGCTCCTTGACCATAGATTTTCATCTATGCTGTACTTAGAGGACGACTCAGATATAGGAATGCCTTTCCTCTTAGCGAACTCCACTTCCTCCTTTCTATTCATTCCCCATATTCTTATTGGAGCTATTATCTTGATGTCCGGTGCAAGCGCTTTAAAGACGGCTTCGAACCTTATTTGATCGTTTCCCTTACTGGTGGAACCGTGAGCTACGGCATCGGCTCCTTCTTTCCTTGCTATTTCGACCACTTTTTCACCAATTAACGGTCTCGCCAATGCGGTGCCTAGTGGATACTTCCCTTCGTATAGGGCGTTTGCTAGTATAGCTTTACTTATGAAGTCATTCGCGAACTCTCTCTTAGCATCTATTAGATAGTGCTTACTAGCACCCGCCTTATAAGCTCTTTTCTCTATTTCTTTGAAATCTTCCTTTTGACCAACGTCTACGGTAACTGTTACTACTTCAGCTCCGAATTTCTCCTTAAGCCATGCAATTGCAACCGACGTATCGAGACCTCCAGAATAAGCTAATACGATCTTCGAAATATCTTCAACCATTATTTTGCCCTCTTCGAGGGATATTCAGAATAATAATAAATTTGACTTGGGATTTTTCGATGATAGTGTGTGTTGGACGATTACGTTTTTGCTTTAAATAGTTTTCGTGAAGTCTATGCCTATGTCGGGACAAGTAATTGGAAGTGATCTATAGAGAAGCATGCCCCTCATGCGGTGGTGATATCGAAAGGTCGAGACTCACTTACGGTCTATCGTGTGGATATTGTGACGGTAAAAGTGGTCTATTTGAATGGATGAGAAAGCTGGAAGAGGAGTACGAAAGATTTTCTGAATACTTAAAATCTGAGTATGGAATAGAACCCTCGGAAGTACAAAAAACGTGGATTAAGCTTTTGCTTAGTGGAGAAGACGTAGTTATCTCGGCACCTACTGGGATGGGTAAAAGTACTATACTGGGTGCGTATGCACAGTATGTCAAGAGGAAAGGTCTCAAAGTACTCTATATTGTACCTACTCGAAGCTTAATAACTCAAGTTGCGAACAGGGTTAGCGGAATAGAAGTTGTAACGTCTGCCAAAGTTATTAAGAATCCATCTGCCTACAAGGGATACGACGTTATTATAGTAGATGACGTTGATGCTGCCTTGAAATCAGAAAAGACTGTCGCAGCGCTTATGAAAATAGCCGGACTAGATGATGTGTACGAAGAAGCGCGAAGAGCGGCGAAGCTTTTAATCGAGGCCATGAACGGTAATGAACAAGCGCTCGAGGAATACGTTTCACTGAAGGCAAAACTTAGCAAATACAAACGTAAGAGTAGTCAACTAATCTTTTCCTCAGCAACCCATGGTAGACCCAGCCTGATCGCAAGGCTTATGTTGTCAGCTTTAGGAATAAGACCAGTTTTCATTCCTCCGTTACTTAGAGAAATAGATGACGTTAAACTCAAGGTCGAGTCTCTCGAAAAACAGTTACCAAGCTTAATAAGAAAGTTAATGGAAACCGGCTATGGAGGCATCGTCTTCGTCCATGAAGGAGGTCCAAAGGATGAAATACTTCGAATACTGAAGGAGAATGACATAAAGGCAAAAGAGGTCGGTTCAAGGTCAATAAAAGCTATTAAAGAGTTTGAGAAAGGAGAAATAGATGTATTGGTCGCATCGGCATCGAGGTATGGAGTGGTAGCTAGAGGTATTGATATGCCAGACAGATTGAGGTTCGCAATATTCATTGAACCTCCTCACAAGAAGTTAGAGTTAAGAAAGATGTTATCGAATCCTCTATTCATGCTTAGGATTCTAAAGAAGCTAGGTTTGGAACAAGAATTCCTCGAGCTAGGCAAGAAAGTCAAGAAACTT is a genomic window containing:
- the rpl7ae gene encoding 50S ribosomal protein L7Ae, which codes for MSKPMYVRFEVPPELAEKAYEALRKARETGGKIKKGTNETTKAVEKGQAKLVLIAEDVDPPEIVAHLPYLCDEKKIPYVYVPSKKKLGEAAGIEVQAASAAIIDPAGAKDLVEEIIKEVNEIRAKSGA
- a CDS encoding 7-carboxy-7-deazaguanine synthase QueE encodes the protein MIFIIEKFVSVQGEGLNVGTPALFIRLAQCNLRCPWCDTKYSWRKGTPISIEDLVNYVLDENLPLVVLTGGEPLIYSYEIAEFLRRLRERGYEGKVQIETNGTIEPRPLRGFDNYVLSISPKVTCVYKVYFVNLIKRIINNYNVLEIKIVVSNDDIKCLRQFIDELGDVEVPLIVQPLHRPNSNYAMDSKAIVEEILSDPSLRRKVRVIPQLHKLIGIK
- the pyrD gene encoding dihydroorotate dehydrogenase PyrD yields the protein MTSLEVEVGGLKLKLPFMQASGILGGNPEALEIVAKGDVGALVTKSITPRPRKGNDPPIIIETECGYVNAVGLSNPGKEAIPKLVDVGKKYGLPVIVSVAGTNEEEFAEVAWMAEDSGASAVELNLSCPHAKGMGLEIGMDLSLSSEIVRTVTTTTKIPVFVKLGYMDSLVNTASKLLELGVDALVLINTVRAMKVDIYALKPVLTNKVGGLSGRAIKPIAVRAIYEVYKELRAPIIGVGGISKWQDVVEFMLVGARAVQVGSALIEKGIEVFSELKAGLLHWMQEMEYKNIDEFVGIAVD
- a CDS encoding Lrp/AsnC ligand binding domain-containing protein; amino-acid sequence: MARVYLLIKTKSGKENEVHSQLKNLEYVKMVDVVTGPVDVVAVFEADNLSKIENVILEKVRKIEGVDETTTLISLTD
- a CDS encoding argininosuccinate synthase, whose protein sequence is MVEDISKIVLAYSGGLDTSVAIAWLKEKFGAEVVTVTVDVGQKEDFKEIEKRAYKAGASKHYLIDAKREFANDFISKAILANALYEGKYPLGTALARPLIGEKVVEIARKEGADAVAHGSTSKGNDQIRFEAVFKALAPDIKIIAPIRIWGMNRKEEVEFAKRKGIPISESSSKYSIDENLWSRSIEGGELEDPWNEPPPEAFEWVTPPEMAPSEPLELVIEFDKGLPVAVNGERMELLDLIGFLNSLVGKYGYGIIDHMENRVVGLKSREVYEAPAALSIINAKKDLEKLVLSKREYRMKKQLEDLWAEMVYEGLWYDPLRIELDEIFRKMNENVSGEVKAKIVKGSFRVVGRRSPYAIYDRALSSYESEWFPSDEMARGFIDVWLMDSIVSFQRKFGVKK